One Brassica napus cultivar Da-Ae chromosome C2, Da-Ae, whole genome shotgun sequence DNA window includes the following coding sequences:
- the BNAC02G16110D gene encoding uncharacterized protein BNAC02G16110D isoform X1, whose amino-acid sequence MSNETLEDEKGQSDGKICNNQRTEPSQEWETMAQAWVAAFPEAKSVVSASEVETWIGSNFESLPADLRQRPLSDLVDRFLSMQQYMRQTASEQNELESQADQHPARFQRTDQWLPVYSWLESLDSGELVKSKDISEWLDANPEVKEELSSRHSRYHLTHYVKKCHLKILKRKEKKGLIRLSRETAMEVHKEFGEKHHNATLSADPMSNIPKDSDLYRTKLKEAKRRFEILVELEKKLAPHFSRPRIPNT is encoded by the exons atgtCAAACGAAACCCTGGAAGATGAAAAAGGGCAATCCGATGGCAAAATCTGTAATAATCAACGAACAGAGCCGTCTCAGGAATGGGAGACCATGGCTCAAGCCTGGGTCGCCGCCTTCCCCGAGGCCAAGTCCGTGGTAAGCGCCAGTGAAGTCGAGACTTGGATCGGCTCCAACTTCGAATCCCTGCCGGCGGATCTCCGTCAGAGGCCCCTCTCCGACCTCGTCGACCGTTTCCTCTCCATGCAACAGTACATGAGACAAACAGCATCTGAACAGAACGAG CTAGAGAGCCAAGCTGATCAACATCCGGCTCGGTTTCAGAGGACTGACCAGTGGTTACCAGTGTATTCGTGGTTAGAATCTCTGGATAGTGGAGAGCTGGTGAAATCGAAGGATATCTCTGAGTGGCTCGATGCGAATCCAGAGGTCAAAGAAGAGCTGTCTTCGAGGCATTCTCGTTATCATTTGACTCATTATGTCAAAAAATGCCATCTCAAGATACttaaaagaaaggagaagaag GGATTGATCCGCCTTAGTAGAGAAACTGCAATGGAGGTTCACAAAGAATTTGGGGAGAAACACCATAATGCCACACTTTCTG CTGATCCCATGAGCAATATACCAAAAGACAGTGACCTCTACCGTACAAAACTTAAAGAAGCTAAACGCAGATTCGAGAT CTTGGTCGAGCTCGAGAAGAAACTAGCTCCGCATTTTTCAAGGCCTCGGATACCCAACACATGA
- the BNAC02G16110D gene encoding uncharacterized protein BNAC02G16110D isoform X2: MSNETLEDEKGQSDGKICNNQRTEPSQEWETMAQAWVAAFPEAKSVVSASEVETWIGSNFESLPADLRQRPLSDLVDRFLSMQQYMRQTASEQNELESQADQHPARFQRTDQWLPVYSWLESLDSGELVKSKDISEWLDANPEVKEELSSRHSRYHLTHYVKKCHLKILKRKEKKGLIRLSRETAMEVHKEFGEKHHNATLSADPMSNIPKDSDLYRTKLKEAKRRFEILVELEKKLAPHFTRPRIANT; this comes from the exons atgtCAAACGAAACCCTGGAAGATGAAAAAGGGCAATCCGATGGCAAAATCTGTAATAATCAACGAACAGAGCCGTCTCAGGAATGGGAGACCATGGCTCAAGCCTGGGTCGCCGCCTTCCCCGAGGCCAAGTCCGTGGTAAGCGCCAGTGAAGTCGAGACTTGGATCGGCTCCAACTTCGAATCCCTGCCGGCGGATCTCCGTCAGAGGCCCCTCTCCGACCTCGTCGACCGTTTCCTCTCCATGCAACAGTACATGAGACAAACAGCATCTGAACAGAACGAG CTAGAGAGCCAAGCTGATCAACATCCGGCTCGGTTTCAGAGGACTGACCAGTGGTTACCAGTGTATTCGTGGTTAGAATCTCTGGATAGTGGAGAGCTGGTGAAATCGAAGGATATCTCTGAGTGGCTCGATGCGAATCCAGAGGTCAAAGAAGAGCTGTCTTCGAGGCATTCTCGTTATCATTTGACTCATTATGTCAAAAAATGCCATCTCAAGATACttaaaagaaaggagaagaag GGATTGATCCGCCTTAGTAGAGAAACTGCAATGGAGGTTCACAAAGAATTTGGGGAGAAACACCATAATGCCACACTTTCTG CTGATCCCATGAGCAATATACCAAAAGACAGTGACCTCTACCGTACAAAACTTAAAGAAGCTAAACGCAGATTCGAGAT CTTGGTTGAGCTCGAGAAGAAACTAGCTCCGCATTTTACAAGGCCTCGAATAGCCAACACATGA
- the BNAC02G16100D gene encoding O-fucosyltransferase 36, giving the protein MERNSSDDDEHLIPQNDTRSRHLEDPPSSSSSSATNGGSSFQIEDILSRRKISLNKRYLLAAVSLTISIGLIFLFTDLRQQFSSFKVDPLWSRVKESELRALYLLRQQQVELLSIWNGTTSANSSVRVAVAKQISLNKEIQEALLSPHKTGNYSGSVANLYLYERCVKVDQKLSDRKTVEWKPRSDKFLFAICLSGQMSNHLICLEKHMFFAALLDRVLVIPSSKFDYQYDRVIDIERINTCLGRNVVVSFDQFKKSRPPRIDRFICYFSSPQLCYVDDEHIKKLKGLGVSVERKLESPWSEDIKKPSKRNVDEVQRSFKSDDDVIAIGDVFYADMEQDWVMQPGGPINHKCKTLIEPNKLILLTAQRFIQTFLGNNFIALHFRRHGFLKFCNAKAPSCFYPIPQAAECIARMVERSNGAVIYLSTDAAESETSLLQSLVVVDGKIVPLVKRPPRNSAEKWDALLYRHGIEDDSQVDAMLDKTICAMSSVFIGASGSTFTEDILRLRKDWGTSSMCDEYLCRGEEPNFIAEDE; this is encoded by the exons ATGGAGCGTAACTCCTCAGACGACGACGAGCATTTGATCCCTCAGAACGACACTCGCAGCCGCCACCTAGAAGATCCgccatcctcctcctcctcctccgccacaAACGGCGGATCATCTTTCCAGATCGAAGACATTCTGTCGCGGAGGAAGATCTCGCTCAACAAGCGTTACCTCCTCGCCGCCGTCTCGCTAACTATCTCGATCGGTCTCATCTTCTTATTCACTGATCTCCGTCAGCAATTCTCCAGTTTCAAGGTAGATCCGCTCTGGAGTCGCGTCAAAGAATCCGAGCTCCGCGCGCTCTATCTCCTCAGGCAGCAACAGGTCGAGCTTCTCTCTATCTGGAACGGTACGACGAGTGCGAACTCTTCTGTGAGAGTCGCCGTCGCGAAGCAGATCTCACTGAATAAGGAGATCCAAGAGGCGCTTCTGTCGCCACACAAAACCGGGAACTACTCCGGCTCGGTGGCTAACTTGTACTTGTACGAGAGATGCGTGAAGGTGGATCAGAAGTTGTCAGATCGGAAAACAGTAGAGTGGAAACCGAGATCGGACAAGTTTCTGTTCGCTATATGCCTCTCGGGACAAATGAGCAACCACTTGATTTGCCTAGAGAAGCACATGTTCTTCGCCGCGTTGCTGGATCGGGTTCTTGTGATCCCCAGCTCCAAGTTTGATTACCAGTACGACAGAGTGATTGACATTGAGCGGATTAATACTTGCTTGGGAAGAAACGTTGTCGTTTCTTTCGATCAGTTTAAAAAGAGTCGTCCTCCTCGTATCGACCGTTTCATTTGTTACTTCTCATCGCCGCAGCTTTGCTATGTAGATGATGAGCatatcaagaagctgaaaggttTGGGGGTTTCAGTCGAGCGGAAGCTCGAGTCTCCTTGGAGCGAAGATATAAAGAAACCTAGCAAGAGAAATGTGGATGAGGTGCAGAGAAGTTTCAAGTCTGATGATGATGTGATCGCAATTGGGGATGTTTTCTATGCTGATATGGAGCAGGATTGGGTGATGCAGCCAGGTGGACCTATTAACCACAAATGCAAGACGTTGATTGAACCCAATAAGCTTATTTTGCTGACCGCACAGCGATTCATACAGACCTTCTTGGGAAACAATTTCATCGCGCTTCATTTCCGTCGACATGGGTTCCTCAAATTTTG CAATGCAAAAGCGCCAAGTTGCTTCTATCCGATTCCACAAGCTGCGGAGTGTATTGCGAGGATGGTCGAAAGATCCAACGGTGCAGTAATCTATCTTTCAACAGATGCTGCAGAAAGTGAAACAAGTCTCCTTCAGTCACTTGTTGTGGTCGATGGAAAAATTGTGCCACTTGTCAAACGTCCACCGCGTAATTCAGCTGAGAAATGGGACGCATTGTTATATCGGCATGGTATAGAGGATGACTCTCAG GTGGATGCAATGCTGGATAAAACAATATGTGCCATGTCCAGCGTCTTCATTGGAGCCTCTGGATCGACGTTCACGGAGGATATCTTGAGGCTAAGGAAAGATTGGGGGACGTCTTCTATGTGCGATGAGTACCTATGtcgaggggaagaaccaaacttcATAGCAGAAGATGAATAA
- the LOC125581944 gene encoding uncharacterized protein LOC125581944, with translation MKRLHPSRSVSVALLLILLAFFSSKFHTEGHIDLRISMEKSIGGSLRRIPRSRYSPIQNKRDPSRKQKITSREP, from the exons ATGAAGAGATTACATCCATCAAGATCGGTCTCAGTAGCTCTGCTTCTGATTTTGCTAGCTTTCTTTAGCAGCAAGTTTCACACAGAAGGACACATAGATTTGCGGATAAGCATGGAGAAATCTATTGGAGGTAGCTTACGAAGAATCCCAAGAAGTCGATACAGTCCTATACAGAACAA GAGAGATCCAAGTAGGAAACAGAAGATCACTTCAAGAGAACCatag